A region from the Fundulus heteroclitus isolate FHET01 chromosome 22, MU-UCD_Fhet_4.1, whole genome shotgun sequence genome encodes:
- the LOC105923300 gene encoding zinc finger CCCH domain-containing protein 6 isoform X1 has product MASVSLVSSPPAPVLDKNMTDSELAGDEREDGELEDGEIDDEGIEMEENKEAAEVKEDNEKEKEKEKEKNKEKEVKARRHSRKRYKKTREKRRSKRRKRERQRHHSPSSSSSSDSYDSDYDRAERPKSRKGQGYSRDSDIPPSQHSKGLHGNSKKSPPQRGSDFDKYSEDYSDDKYDYEEEEEDYEDDMSEYPQSKDGGQGKGRYPKEQMMRGNLRGMKHQQFGPRGRGRGSGPGRGRGMLIKNKKLKGKPWGGRGRGRGGDLGMDDMGPVSAAYPRKPAQQEGKSSCGFQKKWPIMSKEFISQHTVEHNGRYICKYFLEGRCIKGEQCKFEHELVVPDKKKELCKFYLQGYCSKGDHCIYMHNEYPCKFFHTGAKCYQGDNCKFSHDALNDVTKELLDKIINTEEENAREDELELEDLRKQGIAPLPKPPPGVGLLPTPGQSSPSDGASGQCGKKIPSLFEIKVHPTVDLAHKIAHSGTNFSQNQGDGAGQFSGGSDDMQAAAAVASGAPAGTTADSALAMGHAAGPPMPQSPPGQHPPHGFPMQTPTPSGPPPPFHGVSINQQMNMQTPPFPPDVQMSQNMLPCPSFGQNPVDFLSSFFQNQAMGQQEVEPGQAFIQSLQQLMGAESQLQALPPAVQKAILLHLTQQQQPQQQPQESQGKEPHRAEGQADKNENRDETTNWYSSDEEDGGSCVSSILKSLKKQSETQQSQSKPPQAASATPALGDPRLMKERAPSGDPRVKTDPRQRLPDPGKETDGAADPRLPRDPRKTRPADLGRQQSHPAPKKAPTGEEDDEGERELKDRAVLIPLEASPGVALRDPRCQLKQFSHIRVDILLQRPAFAQSVVWAPEDLIPSLVPKQEHSINLPLPPLIADAQMNRTSQPDHSVVSSPPPSDPRLAAVRLKERLGRIPAGSVESRSSTERPVDPRQQKSLDPRLKRRGSLDSKLLGQKDPSSACGGLVDPRLQKAGNSAAPHAAQGKPEPEKLPPYAPRLASSDGGLESPTTILGGISLYDPRSQTEQARREQVEPPKKPGILKQPSKAEHSLAPSPSPGQRSGSFEEAKSTEVASRQSPPPASPSGPPPPASPVKPPAVHNLPIPALAGLIRPQYADPRQAKPGGQAAAGPQEETEGPKDPEAKVEADEEKEEVMEEEAEQKDPEETDDRTLKDVFKTFDPTASPFCQ; this is encoded by the exons ATGGCTTCTGTGAGCCTTGTTTCCAGTCCCCCAGCCCCTGTTCttgacaaaaacatgacagactCTGAGCTTGCAGGGGATGAAAG GGAGGATGGCGAGCTGGAAGATGGAGAAATAGACGATGAGGGAATTGAGATGGAAGAGAACAAAGAGGCTGCTGAGGTGAAGGAGGACAAtgagaaagagaaggaaaaagaaaaggagaaaaataaagagaaggAAGTAAAGGCTCGCAGACACTCGAGGAAACGATACAAAAAGACCAGAGAGAAGAGGCGGTCCAAAAGGAGGAAACGTGAAAGACAAAGA CATCATTCCCcctccagcagctccagctcCGACAGCTACGACTCGGACTACGACCGGGCTGAAAGGCCCAAGAGCAGGAAGGGCCAAGGCTACAGCCGTGACTCTGATATCCCGCCCTCTCAG CATTCGAAGGGACTCCACGGCAACTCGAAGAAGTCCCCCCCGCAGAGGGGCAGCGATTTCGATAAATACAGCGAGGACTACAGCGATGACAAGTATGActacgaggaggaggaggaggattaCGAAGACGACATGTCGGAGTACCCGCAGTCCAAAGATGGGGGTCAGGGGAAGGGGCGCTACCCAAAGGAGCAGATGATGAGAGGAAACCTGAGAGGGATGAAGCACCAACAGT ttggACCGAGAGGAAGGGGCAGAGGGAGCGGCCCAGGAAGAGGGCGGGGGATGCTTATCAAGAACAAGAAGCTTAAGGGCAAACCGTGGGGAGGACGCGGGCGCGGCCGAGGAGGAGACCTGGGAATGGACGACATGGGACCAGTAAGTGCTGCGTATCCAAGAAAACCCGCCCAG CAGGAAGGAAAAAGCTCCTGTGGCTTTCAGAAGAAGTGGCCAATCATGAGCAAGGAGTTCATCAGTCAGCATACGGTGGAGCACAACGGTAGATACATCTGCAAGTATTTCCTCGAGGGCCGCTGCATCAAG GGGGAACAGTGCAAATTTGAACACGAGCTCGTGGTGCCCGATAAGAAAAAGGAGCTGTGTAAGTTTTACCTGCAGGGATACTGCAGCAAAGGAGATCACTGCATTTACATGCACA ATGAATACCCCTGCAAGTTCTTTCACACCGGAGCCAAATGTTATCAGGGGGACAACTGCAAATTCTCCCATGATGCTTTAAACGATGTGACGAAAGAGCTGCTTGACAAG ATAATCAACACGGAGGAGGAGAACGCCCGGGAGGACGAGCTGGAGCTGGAGGATCTGAGAAAGCAGGGGATCGCGCCGCTTCCAAAGCCCCCTCCTGGAGTGGGGTTGCTGCCCACGCCGGGTCAGAGCAGTCCCTCAGATGGCGCCTCTGGTCAGTGCGGCAAGAAGATTCCCTCTCTGTTTGAAATCAAGGTTCATCCGACTGTCGACTTGGCACACAAAATTGCTCACAG tggTACAAACTTCTCCCAGAATCAGGGAGACGGGGCCGGTCAGTTTAGCGGGGGCTCAGATGACATGCAGGCTGCAGCTGCTGTGGCCTCTGGTGCCCCTGCAGGAACCACCGCTGACTCAGCTCTTGCCATGGGTCACGCCGCTGGGCCACCCATGCCACAGAGCCCCCCGGGACAGCACCCGCCTCACGGGTTCCCGATGCAAACACCAACGCCCTCCGGTCCGCCCCCACCCTTCCACGGAGTCAGCATCAACCAGCAGATGAATATGCAGACGCCTCCGTTCCCACCCGACGTCCAGATGTCACAGAACATGCTGCCCTGCCCGTCGTTTGGTCAGAACCCGGTGGATTTCCTGAGCAGCTTCTTCCAAAACCAGGCCATGGGTCAACAGGAAG TCGAACCTGGTCAGGCCTTCATACAGAGCCTTCAGCAGCTGATGGGTGCAGAATCACAGTTACAGGCTTTGCCACCAGCGGTGCAGAAGGCCATCTTGTTACATctgacacagcagcagcagccgcagcagcagccgcaGGAGTCCCAGGGCAAGGAGCCCCACAGAGCAGAGGGACAGGCTGATAAGAACGAAAACAGGG ATGAAACCACAAACTGGTACTCTAGCGATGAGGAGGACGGGGGCTCTTGTGTCTCCTCCATCCTGAAATCCCTAAAGAAGCAGAGTGAGACGCAGCAGAGTCAGTCGAAGCCCCCCCAGGCCGCGTCGGCGACTCCGGCTCTGGGCGACCCCAGGCTCATGAAGGAACGAGCCCCGTCCGGCGACCCCAGGGTGAAGACGGACCCCAGACAGCGGCTCCCGGATCCCGGCAAGGAGACGGACGGAGCTGCGGATCCAAGGCTGCCCAGAGACCCCAGGAAGACGAGGCCGGCCGATCTCGGTCGCCAGCAGAGCCACCCCGCTCCAAAAAAGGCTCCGACGGGAGAGGAGGATGACGAGGGTGAGAGGGAGCTGAAGGACAGAGCTGTCCTCATCCCGCTGGAGGCCAGCCCTGGCGTGGCTCTGCGGGACCCTCGCTGTCAGCTGAAGCAGTTCAGCCACATTCGGGTGGACATCCTGCTCCAGCGGCCTGCCTTCGCTCAGTCCGTGGTGTGGGCGCCCGAGGACCTCATCCCCTCCCTCGTCCCCAAGCAGGAGCACTCCATCAACCTGCCGCTGCCGCCGCTGATCGCAGACGCTCAGATGAACCGAACGAGCCAGCCCGACCACTCCGTCGTCTCCAGCCCCCCGCCGTCTGACCCCAGACTAGCGGCCGTCCGCCTGAAGGAACGCCTGGGTCGGATCCCCGCCGGCTCCGTGGAGTCGCGATCCTCCACGGAGAGGCCCGTGGACCCGCGGCAGCAGAAATCCCTGGACCCCAGACTCAAGCGCAGGGGGAGtctggactccaagctgctgggTCAGAAAGACCCCTCCTCAGCTTGTGGAGGGCTTGTGGACCCCAGGCTCCAGAAGGCCGGCAACAGCGCGGCTCCCCACGCCGCCCAGGGCAAGCCGGAGCCTGAGAAGCTGCCGCCGTACGCGCCCCGGCTGGCGTCGTCCGACGGCGGGCTGGAGAGTCCCACCACCATCCTTGGCGGCATCAGCTTGTACGACCCGCGCTCTCAAACGGAGCAGGCGCGGAGGGAGCAGGTCGAGCCTCCCAAAAAGCCCGGGATCTTGAAACAGCCGTCCAAAGCGGAGCACTCTCTTGCACCGTCTCCCTCACCGGGCCAGCGAAGCGGCTCGTTTGAAGAGGCAAAAAGCACAGAGGTCGCCTCCCGTCAAAGCCCACCTCCTGCTTCTCCCAGCGGGCCTCCTCCTCCCGCCTCGCCGGTCAAACCCCCCGCAGTCCATAACCTCCCCATCCCGGCGCTGGCCGGGCTCATCCGGCCTCAGTACGCCGACCCCAGGCAGGCTAAGCCAGGAGGACAGGCGGCCGCAGGGCCACAGGAGGAGACGGAGGGCCCCAAGGACCCGGAGGCGAAGGTGGAGGCAGacgaggagaaggaggaggttATGGAGGAAGAGGCAGAGCAGAAAGACCCAGAGGAGACGGACGACAGGACACTTAAAGATGTCTTCAAGACTTTCGATCCCACCGCTTCTCCTTTCTGCCAGTAG
- the LOC105923300 gene encoding zinc finger CCCH domain-containing protein 6 isoform X5 → MKEESVCLLSLSRHVTPEDGELEDGEIDDEGIEMEENKEAAEVKEDNEKEKEKEKEKNKEKEVKARRHSRKRYKKTREKRRSKRRKRERQRHHSPSSSSSSDSYDSDYDRAERPKSRKGQGYSRDSDIPPSQHSKGLHGNSKKSPPQRGSDFDKYSEDYSDDKYDYEEEEEDYEDDMSEYPQSKDGGQGKGRYPKEQMMRGNLRGMKHQQFGPRGRGRGSGPGRGRGMLIKNKKLKGKPWGGRGRGRGGDLGMDDMGPVSAAYPRKPAQQEGKSSCGFQKKWPIMSKEFISQHTVEHNGRYICKYFLEGRCIKGEQCKFEHELVVPDKKKELCKFYLQGYCSKGDHCIYMHNEYPCKFFHTGAKCYQGDNCKFSHDALNDVTKELLDKIINTEEENAREDELELEDLRKQGIAPLPKPPPGVGLLPTPGQSSPSDGASGQCGKKIPSLFEIKVHPTVDLAHKIAHSGTNFSQNQGDGAGQFSGGSDDMQAAAAVASGAPAGTTADSALAMGHAAGPPMPQSPPGQHPPHGFPMQTPTPSGPPPPFHGVSINQQMNMQTPPFPPDVQMSQNMLPCPSFGQNPVDFLSSFFQNQAMGQQEVEPGQAFIQSLQQLMGAESQLQALPPAVQKAILLHLTQQQQPQQQPQESQGKEPHRAEGQADKNENRDETTNWYSSDEEDGGSCVSSILKSLKKQSETQQSQSKPPQAASATPALGDPRLMKERAPSGDPRVKTDPRQRLPDPGKETDGAADPRLPRDPRKTRPADLGRQQSHPAPKKAPTGEEDDEGERELKDRAVLIPLEASPGVALRDPRCQLKQFSHIRVDILLQRPAFAQSVVWAPEDLIPSLVPKQEHSINLPLPPLIADAQMNRTSQPDHSVVSSPPPSDPRLAAVRLKERLGRIPAGSVESRSSTERPVDPRQQKSLDPRLKRRGSLDSKLLGQKDPSSACGGLVDPRLQKAGNSAAPHAAQGKPEPEKLPPYAPRLASSDGGLESPTTILGGISLYDPRSQTEQARREQVEPPKKPGILKQPSKAEHSLAPSPSPGQRSGSFEEAKSTEVASRQSPPPASPSGPPPPASPVKPPAVHNLPIPALAGLIRPQYADPRQAKPGGQAAAGPQEETEGPKDPEAKVEADEEKEEVMEEEAEQKDPEETDDRTLKDVFKTFDPTASPFCQ, encoded by the exons ATGAAAGAGGAGAGTGTCTGTTTACTGTCTCTGTCGAGACATGTAACACC GGAGGATGGCGAGCTGGAAGATGGAGAAATAGACGATGAGGGAATTGAGATGGAAGAGAACAAAGAGGCTGCTGAGGTGAAGGAGGACAAtgagaaagagaaggaaaaagaaaaggagaaaaataaagagaaggAAGTAAAGGCTCGCAGACACTCGAGGAAACGATACAAAAAGACCAGAGAGAAGAGGCGGTCCAAAAGGAGGAAACGTGAAAGACAAAGA CATCATTCCCcctccagcagctccagctcCGACAGCTACGACTCGGACTACGACCGGGCTGAAAGGCCCAAGAGCAGGAAGGGCCAAGGCTACAGCCGTGACTCTGATATCCCGCCCTCTCAG CATTCGAAGGGACTCCACGGCAACTCGAAGAAGTCCCCCCCGCAGAGGGGCAGCGATTTCGATAAATACAGCGAGGACTACAGCGATGACAAGTATGActacgaggaggaggaggaggattaCGAAGACGACATGTCGGAGTACCCGCAGTCCAAAGATGGGGGTCAGGGGAAGGGGCGCTACCCAAAGGAGCAGATGATGAGAGGAAACCTGAGAGGGATGAAGCACCAACAGT ttggACCGAGAGGAAGGGGCAGAGGGAGCGGCCCAGGAAGAGGGCGGGGGATGCTTATCAAGAACAAGAAGCTTAAGGGCAAACCGTGGGGAGGACGCGGGCGCGGCCGAGGAGGAGACCTGGGAATGGACGACATGGGACCAGTAAGTGCTGCGTATCCAAGAAAACCCGCCCAG CAGGAAGGAAAAAGCTCCTGTGGCTTTCAGAAGAAGTGGCCAATCATGAGCAAGGAGTTCATCAGTCAGCATACGGTGGAGCACAACGGTAGATACATCTGCAAGTATTTCCTCGAGGGCCGCTGCATCAAG GGGGAACAGTGCAAATTTGAACACGAGCTCGTGGTGCCCGATAAGAAAAAGGAGCTGTGTAAGTTTTACCTGCAGGGATACTGCAGCAAAGGAGATCACTGCATTTACATGCACA ATGAATACCCCTGCAAGTTCTTTCACACCGGAGCCAAATGTTATCAGGGGGACAACTGCAAATTCTCCCATGATGCTTTAAACGATGTGACGAAAGAGCTGCTTGACAAG ATAATCAACACGGAGGAGGAGAACGCCCGGGAGGACGAGCTGGAGCTGGAGGATCTGAGAAAGCAGGGGATCGCGCCGCTTCCAAAGCCCCCTCCTGGAGTGGGGTTGCTGCCCACGCCGGGTCAGAGCAGTCCCTCAGATGGCGCCTCTGGTCAGTGCGGCAAGAAGATTCCCTCTCTGTTTGAAATCAAGGTTCATCCGACTGTCGACTTGGCACACAAAATTGCTCACAG tggTACAAACTTCTCCCAGAATCAGGGAGACGGGGCCGGTCAGTTTAGCGGGGGCTCAGATGACATGCAGGCTGCAGCTGCTGTGGCCTCTGGTGCCCCTGCAGGAACCACCGCTGACTCAGCTCTTGCCATGGGTCACGCCGCTGGGCCACCCATGCCACAGAGCCCCCCGGGACAGCACCCGCCTCACGGGTTCCCGATGCAAACACCAACGCCCTCCGGTCCGCCCCCACCCTTCCACGGAGTCAGCATCAACCAGCAGATGAATATGCAGACGCCTCCGTTCCCACCCGACGTCCAGATGTCACAGAACATGCTGCCCTGCCCGTCGTTTGGTCAGAACCCGGTGGATTTCCTGAGCAGCTTCTTCCAAAACCAGGCCATGGGTCAACAGGAAG TCGAACCTGGTCAGGCCTTCATACAGAGCCTTCAGCAGCTGATGGGTGCAGAATCACAGTTACAGGCTTTGCCACCAGCGGTGCAGAAGGCCATCTTGTTACATctgacacagcagcagcagccgcagcagcagccgcaGGAGTCCCAGGGCAAGGAGCCCCACAGAGCAGAGGGACAGGCTGATAAGAACGAAAACAGGG ATGAAACCACAAACTGGTACTCTAGCGATGAGGAGGACGGGGGCTCTTGTGTCTCCTCCATCCTGAAATCCCTAAAGAAGCAGAGTGAGACGCAGCAGAGTCAGTCGAAGCCCCCCCAGGCCGCGTCGGCGACTCCGGCTCTGGGCGACCCCAGGCTCATGAAGGAACGAGCCCCGTCCGGCGACCCCAGGGTGAAGACGGACCCCAGACAGCGGCTCCCGGATCCCGGCAAGGAGACGGACGGAGCTGCGGATCCAAGGCTGCCCAGAGACCCCAGGAAGACGAGGCCGGCCGATCTCGGTCGCCAGCAGAGCCACCCCGCTCCAAAAAAGGCTCCGACGGGAGAGGAGGATGACGAGGGTGAGAGGGAGCTGAAGGACAGAGCTGTCCTCATCCCGCTGGAGGCCAGCCCTGGCGTGGCTCTGCGGGACCCTCGCTGTCAGCTGAAGCAGTTCAGCCACATTCGGGTGGACATCCTGCTCCAGCGGCCTGCCTTCGCTCAGTCCGTGGTGTGGGCGCCCGAGGACCTCATCCCCTCCCTCGTCCCCAAGCAGGAGCACTCCATCAACCTGCCGCTGCCGCCGCTGATCGCAGACGCTCAGATGAACCGAACGAGCCAGCCCGACCACTCCGTCGTCTCCAGCCCCCCGCCGTCTGACCCCAGACTAGCGGCCGTCCGCCTGAAGGAACGCCTGGGTCGGATCCCCGCCGGCTCCGTGGAGTCGCGATCCTCCACGGAGAGGCCCGTGGACCCGCGGCAGCAGAAATCCCTGGACCCCAGACTCAAGCGCAGGGGGAGtctggactccaagctgctgggTCAGAAAGACCCCTCCTCAGCTTGTGGAGGGCTTGTGGACCCCAGGCTCCAGAAGGCCGGCAACAGCGCGGCTCCCCACGCCGCCCAGGGCAAGCCGGAGCCTGAGAAGCTGCCGCCGTACGCGCCCCGGCTGGCGTCGTCCGACGGCGGGCTGGAGAGTCCCACCACCATCCTTGGCGGCATCAGCTTGTACGACCCGCGCTCTCAAACGGAGCAGGCGCGGAGGGAGCAGGTCGAGCCTCCCAAAAAGCCCGGGATCTTGAAACAGCCGTCCAAAGCGGAGCACTCTCTTGCACCGTCTCCCTCACCGGGCCAGCGAAGCGGCTCGTTTGAAGAGGCAAAAAGCACAGAGGTCGCCTCCCGTCAAAGCCCACCTCCTGCTTCTCCCAGCGGGCCTCCTCCTCCCGCCTCGCCGGTCAAACCCCCCGCAGTCCATAACCTCCCCATCCCGGCGCTGGCCGGGCTCATCCGGCCTCAGTACGCCGACCCCAGGCAGGCTAAGCCAGGAGGACAGGCGGCCGCAGGGCCACAGGAGGAGACGGAGGGCCCCAAGGACCCGGAGGCGAAGGTGGAGGCAGacgaggagaaggaggaggttATGGAGGAAGAGGCAGAGCAGAAAGACCCAGAGGAGACGGACGACAGGACACTTAAAGATGTCTTCAAGACTTTCGATCCCACCGCTTCTCCTTTCTGCCAGTAG
- the LOC105923300 gene encoding zinc finger CCCH domain-containing protein 6 isoform X2 yields the protein MASVSLVSSPPAPVLDKNMTDSELAGDEREDGELEDGEIDDEGIEMEENKEAAEVKEDNEKEKEKEKEKNKEKEVKARRHSRKRYKKTREKRRSKRRKRERQRHHSPSSSSSSDSYDSDYDRAERPKSRKGQGYSRDSDIPPSQHSKGLHGNSKKSPPQRGSDFDKYSEDYSDDKYDYEEEEEDYEDDMSEYPQSKDGGQGKGRYPKEQMMRGNLRGMKHQQFGPRGRGRGSGPGRGRGMLIKNKKLKGKPWGGRGRGRGGDLGMDDMGPVSAAYPRKPAQEGKSSCGFQKKWPIMSKEFISQHTVEHNGRYICKYFLEGRCIKGEQCKFEHELVVPDKKKELCKFYLQGYCSKGDHCIYMHNEYPCKFFHTGAKCYQGDNCKFSHDALNDVTKELLDKIINTEEENAREDELELEDLRKQGIAPLPKPPPGVGLLPTPGQSSPSDGASGQCGKKIPSLFEIKVHPTVDLAHKIAHSGTNFSQNQGDGAGQFSGGSDDMQAAAAVASGAPAGTTADSALAMGHAAGPPMPQSPPGQHPPHGFPMQTPTPSGPPPPFHGVSINQQMNMQTPPFPPDVQMSQNMLPCPSFGQNPVDFLSSFFQNQAMGQQEVEPGQAFIQSLQQLMGAESQLQALPPAVQKAILLHLTQQQQPQQQPQESQGKEPHRAEGQADKNENRDETTNWYSSDEEDGGSCVSSILKSLKKQSETQQSQSKPPQAASATPALGDPRLMKERAPSGDPRVKTDPRQRLPDPGKETDGAADPRLPRDPRKTRPADLGRQQSHPAPKKAPTGEEDDEGERELKDRAVLIPLEASPGVALRDPRCQLKQFSHIRVDILLQRPAFAQSVVWAPEDLIPSLVPKQEHSINLPLPPLIADAQMNRTSQPDHSVVSSPPPSDPRLAAVRLKERLGRIPAGSVESRSSTERPVDPRQQKSLDPRLKRRGSLDSKLLGQKDPSSACGGLVDPRLQKAGNSAAPHAAQGKPEPEKLPPYAPRLASSDGGLESPTTILGGISLYDPRSQTEQARREQVEPPKKPGILKQPSKAEHSLAPSPSPGQRSGSFEEAKSTEVASRQSPPPASPSGPPPPASPVKPPAVHNLPIPALAGLIRPQYADPRQAKPGGQAAAGPQEETEGPKDPEAKVEADEEKEEVMEEEAEQKDPEETDDRTLKDVFKTFDPTASPFCQ from the exons ATGGCTTCTGTGAGCCTTGTTTCCAGTCCCCCAGCCCCTGTTCttgacaaaaacatgacagactCTGAGCTTGCAGGGGATGAAAG GGAGGATGGCGAGCTGGAAGATGGAGAAATAGACGATGAGGGAATTGAGATGGAAGAGAACAAAGAGGCTGCTGAGGTGAAGGAGGACAAtgagaaagagaaggaaaaagaaaaggagaaaaataaagagaaggAAGTAAAGGCTCGCAGACACTCGAGGAAACGATACAAAAAGACCAGAGAGAAGAGGCGGTCCAAAAGGAGGAAACGTGAAAGACAAAGA CATCATTCCCcctccagcagctccagctcCGACAGCTACGACTCGGACTACGACCGGGCTGAAAGGCCCAAGAGCAGGAAGGGCCAAGGCTACAGCCGTGACTCTGATATCCCGCCCTCTCAG CATTCGAAGGGACTCCACGGCAACTCGAAGAAGTCCCCCCCGCAGAGGGGCAGCGATTTCGATAAATACAGCGAGGACTACAGCGATGACAAGTATGActacgaggaggaggaggaggattaCGAAGACGACATGTCGGAGTACCCGCAGTCCAAAGATGGGGGTCAGGGGAAGGGGCGCTACCCAAAGGAGCAGATGATGAGAGGAAACCTGAGAGGGATGAAGCACCAACAGT ttggACCGAGAGGAAGGGGCAGAGGGAGCGGCCCAGGAAGAGGGCGGGGGATGCTTATCAAGAACAAGAAGCTTAAGGGCAAACCGTGGGGAGGACGCGGGCGCGGCCGAGGAGGAGACCTGGGAATGGACGACATGGGACCAGTAAGTGCTGCGTATCCAAGAAAACCCGCCCAG GAAGGAAAAAGCTCCTGTGGCTTTCAGAAGAAGTGGCCAATCATGAGCAAGGAGTTCATCAGTCAGCATACGGTGGAGCACAACGGTAGATACATCTGCAAGTATTTCCTCGAGGGCCGCTGCATCAAG GGGGAACAGTGCAAATTTGAACACGAGCTCGTGGTGCCCGATAAGAAAAAGGAGCTGTGTAAGTTTTACCTGCAGGGATACTGCAGCAAAGGAGATCACTGCATTTACATGCACA ATGAATACCCCTGCAAGTTCTTTCACACCGGAGCCAAATGTTATCAGGGGGACAACTGCAAATTCTCCCATGATGCTTTAAACGATGTGACGAAAGAGCTGCTTGACAAG ATAATCAACACGGAGGAGGAGAACGCCCGGGAGGACGAGCTGGAGCTGGAGGATCTGAGAAAGCAGGGGATCGCGCCGCTTCCAAAGCCCCCTCCTGGAGTGGGGTTGCTGCCCACGCCGGGTCAGAGCAGTCCCTCAGATGGCGCCTCTGGTCAGTGCGGCAAGAAGATTCCCTCTCTGTTTGAAATCAAGGTTCATCCGACTGTCGACTTGGCACACAAAATTGCTCACAG tggTACAAACTTCTCCCAGAATCAGGGAGACGGGGCCGGTCAGTTTAGCGGGGGCTCAGATGACATGCAGGCTGCAGCTGCTGTGGCCTCTGGTGCCCCTGCAGGAACCACCGCTGACTCAGCTCTTGCCATGGGTCACGCCGCTGGGCCACCCATGCCACAGAGCCCCCCGGGACAGCACCCGCCTCACGGGTTCCCGATGCAAACACCAACGCCCTCCGGTCCGCCCCCACCCTTCCACGGAGTCAGCATCAACCAGCAGATGAATATGCAGACGCCTCCGTTCCCACCCGACGTCCAGATGTCACAGAACATGCTGCCCTGCCCGTCGTTTGGTCAGAACCCGGTGGATTTCCTGAGCAGCTTCTTCCAAAACCAGGCCATGGGTCAACAGGAAG TCGAACCTGGTCAGGCCTTCATACAGAGCCTTCAGCAGCTGATGGGTGCAGAATCACAGTTACAGGCTTTGCCACCAGCGGTGCAGAAGGCCATCTTGTTACATctgacacagcagcagcagccgcagcagcagccgcaGGAGTCCCAGGGCAAGGAGCCCCACAGAGCAGAGGGACAGGCTGATAAGAACGAAAACAGGG ATGAAACCACAAACTGGTACTCTAGCGATGAGGAGGACGGGGGCTCTTGTGTCTCCTCCATCCTGAAATCCCTAAAGAAGCAGAGTGAGACGCAGCAGAGTCAGTCGAAGCCCCCCCAGGCCGCGTCGGCGACTCCGGCTCTGGGCGACCCCAGGCTCATGAAGGAACGAGCCCCGTCCGGCGACCCCAGGGTGAAGACGGACCCCAGACAGCGGCTCCCGGATCCCGGCAAGGAGACGGACGGAGCTGCGGATCCAAGGCTGCCCAGAGACCCCAGGAAGACGAGGCCGGCCGATCTCGGTCGCCAGCAGAGCCACCCCGCTCCAAAAAAGGCTCCGACGGGAGAGGAGGATGACGAGGGTGAGAGGGAGCTGAAGGACAGAGCTGTCCTCATCCCGCTGGAGGCCAGCCCTGGCGTGGCTCTGCGGGACCCTCGCTGTCAGCTGAAGCAGTTCAGCCACATTCGGGTGGACATCCTGCTCCAGCGGCCTGCCTTCGCTCAGTCCGTGGTGTGGGCGCCCGAGGACCTCATCCCCTCCCTCGTCCCCAAGCAGGAGCACTCCATCAACCTGCCGCTGCCGCCGCTGATCGCAGACGCTCAGATGAACCGAACGAGCCAGCCCGACCACTCCGTCGTCTCCAGCCCCCCGCCGTCTGACCCCAGACTAGCGGCCGTCCGCCTGAAGGAACGCCTGGGTCGGATCCCCGCCGGCTCCGTGGAGTCGCGATCCTCCACGGAGAGGCCCGTGGACCCGCGGCAGCAGAAATCCCTGGACCCCAGACTCAAGCGCAGGGGGAGtctggactccaagctgctgggTCAGAAAGACCCCTCCTCAGCTTGTGGAGGGCTTGTGGACCCCAGGCTCCAGAAGGCCGGCAACAGCGCGGCTCCCCACGCCGCCCAGGGCAAGCCGGAGCCTGAGAAGCTGCCGCCGTACGCGCCCCGGCTGGCGTCGTCCGACGGCGGGCTGGAGAGTCCCACCACCATCCTTGGCGGCATCAGCTTGTACGACCCGCGCTCTCAAACGGAGCAGGCGCGGAGGGAGCAGGTCGAGCCTCCCAAAAAGCCCGGGATCTTGAAACAGCCGTCCAAAGCGGAGCACTCTCTTGCACCGTCTCCCTCACCGGGCCAGCGAAGCGGCTCGTTTGAAGAGGCAAAAAGCACAGAGGTCGCCTCCCGTCAAAGCCCACCTCCTGCTTCTCCCAGCGGGCCTCCTCCTCCCGCCTCGCCGGTCAAACCCCCCGCAGTCCATAACCTCCCCATCCCGGCGCTGGCCGGGCTCATCCGGCCTCAGTACGCCGACCCCAGGCAGGCTAAGCCAGGAGGACAGGCGGCCGCAGGGCCACAGGAGGAGACGGAGGGCCCCAAGGACCCGGAGGCGAAGGTGGAGGCAGacgaggagaaggaggaggttATGGAGGAAGAGGCAGAGCAGAAAGACCCAGAGGAGACGGACGACAGGACACTTAAAGATGTCTTCAAGACTTTCGATCCCACCGCTTCTCCTTTCTGCCAGTAG